A window of the Bacteroides thetaiotaomicron VPI-5482 genome harbors these coding sequences:
- a CDS encoding putative DNA modification/repair radical SAM protein — MNENVLTKLKILAESAKYDVSCASSGTVRSNKPGMLGNTVGGWGICHSFAEDGRCISLLKVMLTNYCIYDCAYCINRRSNDLPRATLSVSELVELTIEFYRRNYIEGLFLSSGVVRSPDYTMERLVRVAKDLRQVHRFNGYIHLKSIPGASRELVNEAGLYADRLSVNVEIPKEENLKLLAPEKDHKSVFAPMKYIQQGVLESKEERQKFRHAPRFAPAGQSTQMIVGATSESDKDILYLSSALYGRPTMKRVYYSGYVSVNTYDTRLPALKQPPLVRENRLYQADWLLRFYQFKVDEIVDDAYPDLDLEIDPKLSWALRHPEQFPVDINKADYEMLLRVPGIGVKSAKLIVASRRFSRLGFYELKKIGVVMKKAQYFITCRELPLQMQTVNELSPQRVRSLLLPKPKKKVDDRQLILDFGE, encoded by the coding sequence ATGAACGAAAATGTCCTTACTAAACTAAAGATACTTGCAGAATCGGCCAAGTACGATGTATCCTGTGCATCCAGCGGTACAGTGCGCTCCAATAAACCGGGCATGCTGGGCAATACCGTAGGTGGATGGGGAATCTGCCACAGCTTTGCCGAAGACGGACGGTGCATCTCCTTGCTCAAAGTCATGCTGACCAATTATTGCATTTACGACTGTGCCTACTGTATCAACCGGCGCAGTAATGATCTGCCTCGCGCCACGTTGTCTGTCTCCGAACTAGTGGAACTGACGATTGAATTCTACCGGCGCAATTATATCGAAGGTTTGTTTCTTAGTTCCGGTGTGGTCCGTAGTCCGGATTATACGATGGAACGGCTTGTGCGTGTGGCGAAAGATTTGCGTCAGGTGCATCGCTTTAACGGATATATTCATCTGAAAAGCATTCCCGGAGCAAGCCGGGAACTGGTGAATGAAGCCGGGCTGTATGCCGACCGCCTTAGTGTCAACGTAGAAATCCCGAAAGAAGAGAACCTCAAACTGCTGGCTCCCGAAAAGGATCATAAGAGTGTTTTCGCTCCGATGAAGTATATCCAGCAAGGCGTGCTGGAAAGCAAGGAAGAACGACAGAAGTTCCGTCATGCTCCCCGTTTTGCGCCTGCGGGACAGAGCACGCAGATGATTGTAGGGGCTACCTCCGAGTCGGATAAAGATATCCTTTACCTTTCGTCGGCACTCTATGGACGGCCGACGATGAAGCGTGTTTATTACTCCGGATACGTCTCCGTGAATACGTACGATACACGCCTGCCTGCACTGAAACAACCGCCTCTGGTACGTGAGAACCGTCTTTATCAGGCGGACTGGTTGCTCCGTTTCTATCAGTTTAAAGTGGATGAAATCGTAGATGACGCATATCCTGATCTAGATCTGGAGATAGACCCGAAGCTCTCGTGGGCTTTGCGTCATCCGGAACAGTTTCCTGTCGATATCAATAAGGCGGATTATGAAATGTTGCTCCGTGTGCCGGGCATCGGGGTGAAGTCTGCTAAGTTGATTGTGGCATCCCGTCGTTTTTCCCGTCTGGGCTTTTATGAGTTGAAAAAGATAGGCGTAGTGATGAAAAAAGCGCAGTACTTCATTACGTGCAGGGAACTGCCTTTGCAGATGCAGACGGTGAATGAGCTTTCTCCGCAGCGGGTACGCAGTCTGCTGCTTCCGAAGCCTAAGAAGAAGGTGGACGACCGCCAGTTGATACTGGATTTTGGGGAATAA
- a CDS encoding TIGR03915 family putative DNA repair protein gives MNVYIYDKTFDGLLTAVFDAYFRKTFPDFLLSEGDALPLFYDELHTVVTDEEKAARVWRGLQKKVSSSALGCLTQCWLSELPDIGMVIFRYIRKAIDAPRSIETNFGDPDVLLLAQIWKKVDGERMHLMQFVRFQKAADGTFFAAFEPQYNALPLTVQHFKDRFADQKWIIYDMKRRYGFYYDLQEVTTISFDDDSREAHLITGMLDESLMDENEKIFQKLWKTYFKAICIKERMNPRKHKKDMPVRYWKYLTEKQK, from the coding sequence ATGAACGTCTATATCTACGATAAAACTTTTGATGGTCTGCTGACTGCTGTCTTCGACGCTTATTTTCGTAAGACCTTTCCCGATTTCCTGTTGTCGGAAGGGGATGCTTTACCTTTGTTTTATGATGAATTGCATACGGTGGTCACCGATGAAGAGAAAGCCGCCCGCGTGTGGCGTGGCTTGCAGAAGAAAGTTTCTTCTTCCGCGCTTGGCTGCCTCACCCAGTGTTGGTTGTCGGAATTGCCGGATATAGGGATGGTTATCTTTCGTTATATTCGTAAGGCGATCGACGCTCCCCGTTCTATCGAGACTAACTTCGGCGATCCGGATGTGCTTCTGCTTGCCCAGATATGGAAGAAGGTGGATGGCGAACGGATGCATCTGATGCAGTTCGTGCGTTTTCAGAAAGCGGCGGACGGTACGTTCTTTGCTGCCTTCGAACCGCAGTATAATGCCTTACCGCTAACCGTTCAGCATTTCAAAGATCGTTTTGCCGATCAGAAGTGGATTATCTATGATATGAAGCGGCGTTATGGCTTTTACTATGATTTGCAGGAAGTGACTACGATTTCTTTTGATGACGACAGCCGGGAAGCTCATCTGATTACGGGGATGCTGGACGAGAGCTTGATGGATGAAAATGAGAAGATCTTTCAGAAGCTCTGGAAAACGTATTTCAAGGCTATCTGCATTAAAGAACGCATGAATCCGAGGAAGCACAAAAAGGATATGCCTGTCCGCTACTGGAAGTATCTGACGGAGAAGCAGAAGTAG
- a CDS encoding DUF2809 domain-containing protein, which translates to MKKRIFYIISFLVIFCIEVFIALYVRDSFIRPYMGDALVVVLVYSFVRIFIPTGVPRLPFYVFLFACFVEVLQYFQLVETLGITNRALRIILGSTFDWKDIVCYGAGCIFIFLFEQIFRRR; encoded by the coding sequence ATGAAGAAAAGGATATTTTACATCATTAGTTTTCTGGTGATATTTTGTATAGAGGTGTTCATAGCCTTGTATGTACGTGATAGTTTCATACGTCCTTATATGGGAGATGCTTTGGTCGTGGTGCTGGTATATAGTTTCGTACGTATATTTATCCCGACAGGGGTACCCCGTCTGCCGTTTTACGTTTTCCTGTTCGCTTGTTTTGTCGAAGTGCTGCAATATTTTCAGTTGGTGGAAACTTTGGGAATCACCAACCGTGCATTAAGAATCATTTTGGGCTCCACGTTCGATTGGAAAGATATTGTCTGCTATGGAGCAGGATGTATCTTTATCTTTCTGTTTGAGCAAATATTCAGACGACGTTAA
- a CDS encoding ion transporter — protein sequence MKLKERIHYFMNDQKLKHKLYIIIFESDTPSGKLFDVVLIGCILASVLLVIIESLKGLPSYLTTPFVVMEYLFTAFFTFEYLTRIYCSPRPKKYIFSFFGIVDLLATLPLYIGLIFPGARYLLIIRAFRLIRVFRVFKLFNFLNEGERLLTALRESSKKIAVFFLFVVILVTSIGTLMYMIEGTLPNSQFNNIPNSIYWAIVTMTTVGYGDITPVTGLGKFLSACVMLIGYTIIAVPTGIVSASMMKDYKRRRDKECPNCHRSGHEDNAQFCKYCGHDLNPTSENEDKENVQ from the coding sequence ATGAAACTAAAAGAAAGAATCCATTATTTTATGAATGACCAAAAGCTGAAACATAAGCTGTACATCATCATCTTCGAGTCAGACACTCCTTCGGGAAAACTGTTTGATGTGGTTCTTATCGGCTGTATCCTTGCCAGTGTATTATTAGTCATTATAGAAAGCCTGAAAGGGCTCCCCTCCTATCTGACTACCCCATTTGTCGTAATGGAGTACCTTTTCACTGCTTTCTTTACTTTTGAGTATCTGACACGAATATATTGCTCTCCCCGCCCGAAGAAATACATATTCAGTTTCTTCGGCATTGTTGACCTGTTGGCTACCTTGCCGCTTTACATCGGTTTGATCTTTCCGGGAGCACGCTATCTGCTTATCATCCGTGCATTTCGATTGATACGGGTATTCCGTGTCTTTAAGCTATTCAATTTCTTGAATGAAGGCGAACGACTGCTCACCGCACTTCGGGAAAGTAGTAAAAAGATTGCGGTCTTCTTTCTGTTTGTTGTGATTTTGGTTACTTCCATTGGAACGTTAATGTACATGATCGAAGGAACTTTGCCCAATTCTCAATTCAATAACATTCCGAACAGTATCTACTGGGCTATTGTCACGATGACCACCGTAGGATACGGAGATATAACTCCCGTCACCGGACTGGGAAAGTTTCTTTCGGCTTGCGTCATGCTGATCGGTTATACCATCATTGCGGTACCTACCGGCATTGTGTCCGCCTCCATGATGAAGGACTACAAACGGAGAAGAGACAAAGAATGTCCGAACTGCCATCGGTCAGGGCATGAAGACAATGCGCAGTTCTGCAAGTATTGCGGACACGATCTGAATCCGACTTCAGAAAACGAAGATAAAGAGAACGTACAATAA
- a CDS encoding lytic transglycosylase domain-containing protein, translating into MKKFTKINYILTFILVFCIGATLPILIGSSHVDEQHSAKSEVPYCVTSPTVPEQVTFDGETIDLRRYDRRERMDREMMAFTYMHSTTMLLIKRANRYFPIIEPILKANGIPDDFKYLMVIESNLNNIARSPAGAAGLWQFMPATGREFGLEVNENVDERYHIEKATVAACKYFKQAYAKYGDWMAVSAAYNAGQGRISSQLDQQLASHAMDLWLVEETSRYMFRLLAVKEIFKNPQRYGFLLKKEHLYPPIPYKEITVTTPIANLSDFAKQQGITYAQLRDANPWLREQTLKNRTGKTYVLQIPTQEGMYYDPKKTVAYNKHWVID; encoded by the coding sequence ATGAAGAAATTTACCAAGATCAACTACATTCTAACCTTTATATTAGTGTTCTGCATCGGAGCTACCCTGCCTATTCTGATCGGTAGCAGTCATGTAGACGAACAGCATTCCGCCAAATCGGAAGTACCTTATTGCGTCACCTCACCTACCGTTCCCGAGCAGGTGACTTTTGACGGAGAGACGATCGACCTCCGCCGTTACGACCGCCGCGAGCGGATGGACCGGGAGATGATGGCGTTCACCTATATGCACTCCACCACCATGCTGCTAATTAAGCGTGCGAACCGTTACTTCCCAATTATAGAACCGATTCTGAAAGCGAACGGTATCCCCGACGATTTCAAATATCTGATGGTCATCGAAAGTAACCTCAACAACATAGCCCGCTCTCCGGCCGGTGCAGCCGGATTATGGCAATTCATGCCTGCTACCGGACGGGAATTCGGACTCGAAGTAAATGAGAACGTAGACGAACGTTATCACATCGAAAAAGCAACGGTAGCCGCCTGCAAATATTTCAAACAGGCTTATGCCAAATACGGAGACTGGATGGCTGTATCTGCCGCCTATAATGCCGGACAAGGACGAATTTCCTCTCAACTGGACCAGCAACTTGCCAGCCACGCAATGGACTTATGGCTGGTAGAAGAGACTTCCCGCTATATGTTCCGCCTGCTGGCAGTCAAAGAAATATTCAAGAATCCTCAACGATATGGATTCCTGCTGAAAAAGGAACACCTGTACCCGCCTATCCCCTACAAAGAGATAACGGTCACCACCCCCATTGCCAACTTAAGCGATTTTGCCAAACAGCAGGGAATCACATACGCCCAACTTCGAGATGCGAACCCTTGGCTACGCGAACAAACCCTAAAGAACAGGACCGGAAAAACATACGTTCTCCAGATACCTACACAAGAGGGAATGTACTATGATCCAAAGAAGACGGTTGCATATAACAAGCACTGGGTAATAGATTAA
- a CDS encoding DNA-formamidopyrimidine glycosylase family protein — MIEAPEARYLCEQLTETVVGKRISDVFIQFSPHKFAWFNGNSDEFAEWLVDKRINSAQSQGGMVEITIEDKVLVLTDGVNLRYLTPGTKLPAKHQLLIAFEDESCLIASVRMYGGLMCYDKNAATGMLSEYYRTAKSKPQVMSDAFSKEYFLGLINDESAQKKSAKAFLATEQTVPGLGNGVLQDILYHAHIHPKKKIAALTDKEKENLFYQVKETMNDIYRQGGRNTESDLFGENGKYTACLSKDTAGKACPRCGETIVKENYLGGSIYYCRGCQILE, encoded by the coding sequence ATGATAGAAGCACCCGAAGCCCGTTATCTCTGCGAACAACTCACTGAGACAGTTGTAGGAAAAAGAATATCAGATGTATTTATTCAATTCAGCCCTCACAAATTCGCTTGGTTTAACGGCAATTCCGATGAGTTTGCCGAATGGCTAGTCGATAAGAGGATAAACAGTGCGCAGTCTCAGGGAGGTATGGTAGAGATTACAATAGAAGATAAAGTGCTCGTACTCACGGACGGAGTAAATCTGCGCTATCTGACTCCAGGGACCAAGCTGCCGGCCAAACATCAGTTACTTATTGCATTCGAAGATGAAAGCTGCCTTATAGCGTCCGTGAGAATGTATGGCGGACTCATGTGCTATGACAAGAATGCTGCTACGGGCATGCTTTCCGAATATTACCGGACAGCGAAAAGCAAGCCGCAGGTCATGTCGGACGCTTTCAGCAAAGAATATTTCCTCGGACTGATTAATGATGAAAGTGCGCAGAAGAAATCCGCCAAAGCTTTCCTGGCTACCGAACAGACTGTTCCGGGACTGGGAAACGGTGTATTACAGGACATTCTGTATCATGCCCACATCCATCCAAAGAAAAAAATAGCAGCATTAACAGACAAAGAGAAAGAAAATTTGTTCTATCAAGTAAAGGAAACCATGAACGATATCTACCGACAGGGTGGACGAAACACGGAATCGGACCTGTTCGGAGAAAACGGCAAGTACACAGCTTGCCTCTCTAAAGACACGGCAGGCAAAGCCTGTCCCCGTTGCGGAGAAACCATTGTCAAGGAGAATTATCTTGGCGGTAGCATCTATTACTGCCGTGGTTGCCAGATATTGGAATAA
- a CDS encoding DUF5025 domain-containing protein has product MKLNIYLIGAFFGMLILASCGNDDDETPVPKDDSWYWGYFKGEINGKEISLENEAHTDWSVHSVKTSASPPNNDTDSIRGMMTSIKYGEDELLSITIYHLHKGIRYITKSTKTDWIYDGIQITRDTHSDKYEDKYIYYIPQKEKPFQVEITKSAYADQWHPIIEGNLNGVLYRSDNPKDSIIINGSYGTR; this is encoded by the coding sequence ATGAAACTAAACATTTATTTAATCGGAGCATTCTTCGGAATGCTTATTCTAGCATCATGCGGCAACGATGATGATGAAACTCCCGTTCCTAAAGATGATTCATGGTATTGGGGATACTTTAAAGGGGAGATAAACGGAAAGGAAATATCTCTGGAAAATGAAGCTCATACTGATTGGTCTGTTCATTCAGTAAAAACAAGTGCATCTCCTCCTAATAACGATACCGATTCTATAAGGGGAATGATGACAAGCATAAAGTACGGTGAGGATGAATTACTTAGCATAACCATCTATCATTTACATAAAGGAATACGTTATATAACAAAATCAACAAAAACAGATTGGATATATGATGGAATTCAAATAACACGTGATACACATAGTGATAAATATGAGGACAAATATATTTACTATATCCCCCAAAAAGAGAAACCATTCCAAGTAGAAATTACTAAATCTGCCTATGCAGACCAATGGCATCCTATTATTGAAGGAAATCTTAACGGAGTGCTTTATCGTTCAGATAACCCTAAAGATTCTATTATAATCAATGGTTCATACGGAACCAGATAA
- a CDS encoding DUF3244 domain-containing protein has translation MKAKFLFILLSVLFIIPTSAAILNKHKHKIRLTSFTLRNKATTRSPIEFNIDVQETNSCLQIIFLSPLPDAEITITDKNGKTVVHEPPTFINKGKTLYIETPNGYPYTVKIISPIMDITGDIIEEESE, from the coding sequence ATGAAAGCAAAGTTTTTATTTATCTTATTATCGGTATTATTTATTATACCAACAAGTGCAGCAATACTAAATAAGCATAAGCACAAAATTCGACTTACCTCATTTACTCTAAGGAATAAGGCAACAACTCGTTCCCCTATTGAATTTAATATAGATGTACAAGAAACCAACAGTTGCTTGCAAATTATCTTTCTGTCACCTCTGCCGGATGCAGAAATTACTATTACAGATAAAAACGGGAAAACCGTAGTTCATGAACCACCCACTTTCATAAACAAAGGTAAAACATTGTATATAGAAACTCCAAATGGTTATCCTTATACAGTAAAGATTATCTCTCCCATAATGGATATAACAGGAGATATTATAGAAGAAGAAAGCGAATAA
- a CDS encoding TIGR01777 family oxidoreductase, with amino-acid sequence MNIAMTGATGYIGKHLSNYLTEKGGHRIIPLGRAMFREGMSGLLVQTLTHCDVIINLAGAPINQRWTPEHKQELFNSRITVTHRIIRALNAVKTKPKLMISASAVGYYPSLVESDEYTQTRGDGFLSDLCYAWEKEAKRCPQPTRLVITRFGVVLSPDGGAMQQMLRPLRATKVAAVIGPGTQPFPWIDIRDLCCAMAFFIENEELRGVFNLVAPQAVSQSTFTRAMGKAYHAWTTLIVPQAVFRLFYGEAASFLTAGQRVRPTRLLEAGFHFSVPTIEKLFEGTDHSTVDRLDLKRYMGLWYEIARYDHRFERGLMEVTATYTLRPDGTIRVENRGYKRNSPYDICRTATGHAKIPDPAQPGKLKVSFFLNFYSDYYVMELDQENYNYALIGSSTDKYLWILSRTPQLPEDIKKKLVTAAERRGYDTNRLQWIEQL; translated from the coding sequence ATGAATATAGCAATGACCGGAGCCACCGGATATATAGGCAAACATCTTTCTAACTATCTGACCGAAAAGGGTGGACACCGGATCATTCCTTTGGGAAGAGCGATGTTTCGGGAAGGTATGTCCGGACTTTTGGTTCAGACGCTGACGCATTGTGATGTCATTATAAATTTGGCAGGCGCTCCCATCAATCAGCGCTGGACGCCGGAACATAAACAAGAGCTTTTCAATAGCCGGATAACGGTAACACACCGCATAATCCGTGCCTTGAATGCAGTCAAAACCAAACCGAAACTAATGATTTCGGCCTCTGCCGTAGGGTATTACCCCTCTTTGGTGGAATCGGACGAGTATACACAGACTCGTGGCGATGGTTTCCTGTCCGATCTTTGTTATGCGTGGGAGAAGGAAGCGAAACGTTGTCCGCAACCGACCAGGCTTGTCATTACCCGTTTCGGTGTCGTGCTTTCTCCCGATGGGGGAGCGATGCAACAGATGCTCCGCCCGCTGCGCGCAACAAAGGTTGCCGCCGTTATAGGACCGGGTACGCAACCTTTTCCGTGGATAGATATTCGTGACCTTTGTTGCGCCATGGCCTTCTTTATTGAAAATGAAGAGTTGAGAGGTGTTTTCAATCTGGTTGCTCCGCAAGCAGTTTCACAGTCCACGTTTACACGTGCGATGGGAAAGGCGTATCATGCGTGGACAACTTTGATTGTTCCGCAAGCGGTCTTTCGTTTGTTCTACGGTGAAGCCGCCTCTTTTCTGACAGCCGGACAGAGAGTGCGTCCTACACGCTTGCTGGAAGCCGGATTCCATTTTTCCGTTCCTACCATAGAGAAGTTGTTTGAGGGGACGGATCACAGTACGGTAGATCGGCTTGATCTGAAGCGCTATATGGGGCTTTGGTACGAGATTGCCCGGTATGACCATCGTTTCGAACGTGGGCTTATGGAAGTGACCGCTACTTATACCCTCCGTCCCGATGGAACAATTCGCGTTGAGAATCGGGGATATAAACGTAACTCACCTTACGATATTTGTAGAACAGCCACCGGACACGCCAAGATTCCCGACCCTGCACAGCCCGGTAAACTGAAAGTCTCTTTTTTCTTGAATTTCTATTCCGATTATTATGTGATGGAATTGGACCAGGAGAATTACAATTATGCTCTTATTGGCAGCAGCACCGATAAATATCTCTGGATATTGAGCCGGACGCCCCAACTGCCGGAGGATATAAAAAAGAAATTAGTAACTGCCGCCGAACGTCGTGGCTATGATACGAATCGGCTACAATGGATTGAACAACTTTAA
- a CDS encoding GNAT family N-acetyltransferase — MDYKITHQPEQKLFKTEVDGRTAFVEYRLLGDYLDIIHTIVPKPIEGRGIAAALVKAAYDFALANGMKPKATCSYAVRWLERHPEMNADS, encoded by the coding sequence ATGGATTACAAAATTACTCATCAGCCCGAACAGAAACTGTTCAAGACGGAAGTCGACGGTCGCACCGCTTTTGTAGAATATCGCCTGTTAGGTGATTATCTCGATATTATTCACACCATTGTCCCCAAACCTATAGAAGGACGGGGGATTGCTGCTGCACTGGTGAAAGCTGCTTATGACTTTGCACTCGCCAACGGAATGAAGCCGAAAGCTACCTGCTCTTATGCTGTGAGATGGCTTGAACGTCATCCGGAAATGAATGCGGATAGTTGA
- a CDS encoding zinc ribbon domain-containing protein has product MEQKICQCCAMPIDETTFGTEADGSKNEEYCQYCYADGHFTKECTMDEMIELNLNYLEEFNKDSEVKYTIEEARATMKEFFPQLKRWKQ; this is encoded by the coding sequence ATGGAACAGAAAATTTGTCAGTGTTGTGCTATGCCGATCGATGAAACGACATTCGGAACAGAAGCAGACGGCAGCAAGAATGAAGAGTATTGCCAGTATTGCTATGCAGACGGGCATTTCACCAAAGAATGCACAATGGATGAAATGATTGAACTCAACCTGAACTACCTTGAGGAGTTTAATAAGGATTCGGAAGTAAAGTACACTATAGAAGAGGCGCGGGCAACGATGAAAGAGTTCTTCCCTCAACTAAAGAGATGGAAACAATAA
- a CDS encoding SDR family NAD(P)-dependent oxidoreductase — MKRAIIIGATSGIGKEVAQRLLSEGWQIGIAGRRQSALEEFRQIAPEQIKIQSLDVTQEYSAGKLDALIHQLGGMDLFLLSSGIGFQNMELNMEIELNTARTNVEGFTRMVDTAFSYFRNNGGGHLAVISSIAGTKGLGVAPAYSATKRFQNTYIDALEQLSHLQKLDIHFTDIRPGFVATDLLNDGKHYPMLMKTDQVGRDIVRALHRKQRVAIIDGRYRILVFFWRMIPRWIWKRLPVKTK; from the coding sequence ATGAAACGAGCCATTATCATAGGCGCCACCTCCGGTATCGGAAAGGAAGTTGCCCAACGCCTCCTGTCCGAAGGATGGCAGATCGGCATAGCGGGAAGACGCCAGTCAGCTCTCGAAGAGTTCCGGCAAATCGCACCGGAACAGATAAAAATTCAATCACTGGACGTCACTCAGGAATACAGTGCCGGAAAGCTGGATGCGCTTATCCATCAACTAGGCGGTATGGATTTATTTTTGCTCAGTTCCGGCATCGGTTTCCAAAATATGGAATTGAATATGGAAATCGAGCTGAATACCGCACGTACCAATGTCGAAGGTTTCACACGAATGGTGGATACCGCTTTTTCCTATTTCAGGAACAATGGAGGCGGACATCTGGCTGTCATCAGTTCGATTGCCGGAACCAAAGGTCTGGGAGTTGCCCCTGCCTATTCTGCAACGAAACGCTTTCAGAACACATACATCGATGCGCTTGAACAACTCTCCCATCTGCAAAAGTTAGACATTCACTTTACCGATATTCGTCCGGGATTTGTAGCCACCGACTTGCTGAATGACGGAAAGCATTATCCTATGCTGATGAAAACCGACCAGGTAGGCCGCGACATTGTACGTGCACTTCATCGGAAACAGCGGGTAGCTATCATCGACGGACGTTATCGTATTCTCGTATTCTTCTGGCGAATGATTCCCCGATGGATATGGAAACGTTTGCCGGTGAAAACAAAATAG
- a CDS encoding nitrous oxide-stimulated promoter family protein, whose protein sequence is METDKKPRITQEKRTVEIMIRLYCRKKEKNATLCPKCEELLRYAHARLDHCPFGEKKSSCKKCPVHCYKPAMRKRMREVMRFSGPRMLFYAPLEAIRHLFS, encoded by the coding sequence ATGGAAACAGATAAAAAACCGCGTATCACTCAGGAAAAGAGAACAGTAGAGATCATGATCCGTCTCTATTGCCGGAAAAAAGAGAAGAATGCAACCCTTTGTCCGAAGTGCGAAGAGTTGCTCCGCTACGCACATGCCCGTCTTGACCATTGTCCGTTCGGAGAGAAAAAAAGCTCGTGCAAGAAGTGTCCCGTACATTGTTATAAGCCTGCCATGCGCAAACGGATGCGAGAGGTTATGCGGTTCTCCGGTCCCAGAATGTTATTCTATGCCCCTTTAGAGGCGATACGCCATTTATTCTCCTGA
- a CDS encoding MATE family efflux transporter encodes MATSKEMTAGPALPLIFNFTLPLLFGNLLQQTYSLVDAAIVGKFLGINALASVGASTSVVFLILGFCNGCCGGFGIPVAQKFGARDYSTMRSYVSVSLQLAVVMSVVIAIFTSIYCADILKMMRTPENIFEGAYAYLLVTFIGIPCTFFYNLLSSIIRALGDSKTPFYFLVLATVLNIILDLFCILVLGWGVMGAAIATVFSQGVSAFLCYVYMYRKFDILRGTPKERKYQSKLAKTLLSIGVPMGLQFSITAIGSIMLQSANNALGTACVAAFTSAMRIKMFFLCPLESLGMAMATFSGQNYGAGKPERIWSGIKASTLMMVIYTAVTFLILMLGAKSFALIFVDPSEIEILEKTELFLHISVSFFPMLGLLCILRYTIQGVGYTNLAMFSGVSEMIARILVSIYAVPAFGFIAVCYGDPMAWIAADLFLIPAFIYVYRRLKRQVLTSVVA; translated from the coding sequence ATGGCAACTTCTAAAGAGATGACGGCGGGGCCGGCATTACCTCTGATTTTTAATTTCACTCTGCCGCTTTTGTTCGGCAATCTGTTGCAGCAAACGTATTCGCTTGTTGATGCTGCAATTGTAGGAAAGTTTTTGGGTATTAATGCGTTAGCCTCTGTCGGGGCTAGTACATCCGTTGTGTTTCTTATTCTGGGTTTCTGCAACGGATGTTGTGGAGGATTCGGTATCCCCGTGGCACAGAAGTTTGGGGCGAGGGATTATAGTACGATGCGCAGTTACGTTTCCGTCAGTCTGCAACTTGCTGTTGTGATGTCTGTGGTCATAGCCATCTTTACCAGTATTTATTGTGCGGATATCCTGAAGATGATGCGTACACCGGAGAATATCTTTGAAGGAGCGTATGCTTATCTGCTTGTTACTTTCATCGGGATACCTTGTACTTTCTTTTATAATCTGTTGTCGAGCATTATCCGTGCTTTGGGAGATAGTAAGACACCTTTCTATTTCTTGGTACTGGCTACGGTGCTCAATATTATTCTCGATTTATTCTGTATTCTGGTACTGGGCTGGGGAGTGATGGGAGCTGCCATTGCTACTGTCTTTTCGCAGGGAGTTTCCGCTTTTCTTTGTTACGTTTATATGTATCGGAAGTTTGACATTCTGCGGGGCACGCCGAAAGAACGGAAGTATCAGTCGAAGCTGGCGAAGACGTTGCTTTCCATTGGCGTTCCTATGGGATTGCAGTTCTCCATTACGGCCATTGGCAGTATCATGCTTCAGAGTGCGAATAATGCGTTGGGTACGGCGTGTGTGGCAGCTTTTACTTCTGCGATGCGTATCAAAATGTTTTTCCTTTGTCCGTTGGAGAGTCTGGGTATGGCTATGGCTACCTTTAGCGGTCAGAATTACGGTGCCGGAAAGCCTGAACGTATTTGGTCGGGGATTAAAGCCAGCACGCTGATGATGGTTATCTATACAGCCGTCACTTTCTTGATTCTGATGCTGGGAGCCAAATCTTTTGCCTTGATTTTTGTTGATCCGTCGGAAATTGAGATCTTGGAGAAAACAGAACTTTTCCTGCATATATCAGTCTCTTTCTTCCCGATGCTTGGGTTACTTTGTATCCTGCGTTATACCATTCAGGGGGTGGGATATACTAATCTCGCTATGTTTTCGGGAGTGTCGGAGATGATTGCACGTATTCTCGTCAGTATTTATGCCGTCCCGGCTTTCGGCTTTATCGCTGTTTGTTACGGTGATCCGATGGCATGGATAGCGGCTGATTTGTTTTTGATTCCTGCATTTATTTATGTTTATCGCAGGTTGAAACGTCAGGTGCTGACAAGTGTCGTTGCATAA